The Choloepus didactylus isolate mChoDid1 chromosome 24, mChoDid1.pri, whole genome shotgun sequence DNA window ttTGTCTattggttttatatatttttagtgaACATAATGTTTCTCTAGTCGTAACTGCTCCATAcaatttttgtttaattgtttatTCATGTGTTAGGACCAGTTGTTTCAATATTAATTCAAACTAGGCTTTAAATCTACACTCTTCCAACAAGCTTAAGaattattttgttcattatgtaattttttcaaaatacttaTGCTGATGTGTTAAAACTATAAAGTAATTTAAGAAGagattatattttgaaaataattatctTGCAGGGACAGGTCATATGAACCACCATTTATCCACATCTTCTTTAAGACAATCTTTCAAACCTTTCAGTGAAAGTTTGTAGTTTCATGTTCTTTTCTTATAACAATATCTCAAACATATTTTAATGCTCTCAGTATTGTGAATGATATATTTTGACATAATACCTTTGAATATCTAATAATTTGGGCTGTgtagtaattaattaaattatggttaaatattttctgtagacttgtattaataaaaaggtttatgTATTTGAATGATGCAGAAATAAGAATGTAATTTGCTAAAATCAATTAACTTATGCTTCTTTGTTTAAtaatcctatattttatttcaaaatttagcCTACTAGTTATGGCAGATGAGAATGATAATAATGAGCATCCTTtatttgttcctgattttaaagggCACCATTCTAGTACATATGTAATTGTGTTAAGAAAAATGGTATATAAGGAGGAATTTTCAGTTTGTAAGGGAAAGGTTTTCACAAGTCACAAGATCAACAGGTCATAAATACACTTTTAGCTTTCTACAgacaaattcagaaaatatgttGATATTCAATTTCCCCTGATGAGATTAACCATGTACTAGTTATTTCTGGGTATACTTCATAACTCCAGAGTTTGTCAATCATTCAAGCACATATTCAAATCCAATAAGGGTTTGCCATATATGTCATCCCAAACACAGAGGTGTTTTATGATAGACTCCTCTCAACAGTGCCTTTTttgagaaggggaaagggggggGGAGGAAACAGATGGCCCATGAATACCCTCAATTAGCCTCACTGGATGTTATAATCACCAATCATGTTTATTCACCCTTGGAACCAGTAGCCATGAACTCCCCTGTATCTTCCTGGCTCTAGTCACTCTGGACATCCTGTTTGTTCAATGGTGGATCCATGATTTTCCTAGAGTCAACTCCATTTTGAATATGGAGGCTACAACTTAGTTCAATACTTTTTACTCTGCAGGGAAATATTCTTGTGTTGGTTGtttttctgtgatatttttcagaaaatgtgGGAGACATGAGCACTTCACCATATTGTTTAGGCCAGATTTCTTCCTAATATTCTCCTGCCATTTTATATAAGACACATCTGGCAAAGCAGATCCAGATTGCCAGGTGGTATATGACCTGCAGTGACACATACCCAACTATAGATTCCCAAAGGGGAAAGCTCTCTACCAATTTTGCCATTTCCCAGCGAATTTCATAGATTTCTCTTCAAGAAGACTTAAGAGGCATAAATTCAATGTTCTTGATTAACCCTAAATTGGTTTCTGGATTCCACAGGTTAGCATGGAATCAGCAAGAGGAGGGTCACAATCAAGCCTAACAATTATttgtaatgtatatatatataatgaatgtatatacacacacacacacacacacacacacatacatatatataaattatagctTTTGGAATTAAAGTATGTGATACATTAGCTCTCCAATTATACTCTAATTGTCCCTTCTCTAAAACTTTAAAGGGAAGAGAAGTAAAGTCTTAGAGCAACATAAAACTTTAAATGAATGCAACCCTCTTAATACATTATCACCTTATTAAATAGTATGACATTAATGAATATTTAGAGGATTTATGACTGTAAATGTTCAGGAACTTGAGCATTCCTGCAGCtgaaaaatcttgcagaaaacTCATGTTTTCAGATCAGTGTGaccaaaattattaataaatgagGGAAAATTTCCTAAATGTCAtgctttcaattttattcattcatttattcactactAAAGTGTATACTGTGCACAGGCCCTGCAAATAACTCCatataaagaaagaataaagcatCATCCCTGCTCATAAAGAGCTcatatgaaaggaaataaatatcattaagcTTTCTGGATCCTAGGATTTAACAAAAAGTGGTGAAAAATCAGTCATGTTTGCATGGAGAATCAGTCTACAATAAGAGAGGGCACCAATAAATTCATAAGAGGAATGTGGAAGGAAAGAATCTACATCATAAATAAAGACAAGGAATCATTAGTCTATGTGATGCATTAAGGGAAAGGTAAACATGTTAGTATGGCTCTAAAATAGGGGGCAAGACTCAGGTCATGCAGTGCTTCTGTGCCATTATAATTAATGTGAAATATCTCAAGTAGCAGAGCCCTCAAAAGAACTTTAACAGGGAATTATCTAAGTAAGTCTGCTACTAAGAGAAGTAAGTGTGTCTACAGAATGTAGACTTGGCTGGAAGGAAGTGACAGTGGAGGTTGAGCACCTCCTAAAAACCTATTATATGGTTCCAGATAGGGATTATCAATATTAAGCAGAGATGACTGGCATAGGATATGTTAACATGGATATACTGTAGAATTATGTATTGATTCTATAGTTATTGAATGGGACAGCTAGAAGTGAGGACATACAGAAAAATACCATATGccaatttggaaaccatgtatatgaggaaaatatattttaagagaaaatttttaaGAAGTTTTGGGCATTTTGATATATTATGGATTTAATATAGAAGAGGCAATGTACAACATAAACCTCGAAGTCAAGAATTTTAGATTCaatatgttaattaaaaaaaaattttcttttagttgGCTGAGAGAAATGTTCCAAGAATAGCATTATTTAGGGAAAGAAAGGAATTGCTATCAGTTATGGACACTTGACAGAGGGTGGTAAGTAGTTGGAATAAAACTAGGGAGCCTCATGCACACTATTTGAAGTTAGCATGTTTAAAATGAATGGTTTTAAAAAGTTGACAtctagttttaaaacacaatcaaatgTATTAATGTTGAAACAGCAGGAAGCATCAACATGTTTCAATAAATAGAATAGTAACACAGGAACTGATTCTTGCTAAAGATAGCTAAAATTTAGGAGGAGGAAGATTTTGCagctatttctctctctctctctctctctctctctctctctctctctctctctctctctctctctccccctcaaTCTCTCCTCTGTCTCACTCTGCCTTTCTCTCAGTCAGGCCAGAATTGGAGCCAATGAAAATTGAGGCATCAAAGTAATCACAAGTTTCAGTGATATATCATCAAGTGAACAAGTTGCTTAATTGGTTTGATTTTCCCACTGAAGAAGTTGCACCTCTATAAACAAAACCTCTATAGTTACATCTGCATAGACATGGTCCAATATAGTTCCTATTTGTTTCCTCACTAATTGTAAGCATAATGTAAGAAAATTTCAAGGGGAATGACAAATGTCTAATCAGACAAAAGTGACACAATTCATCCTTAGGGGAGTTTCAAATAAACCAGAATTGAAATTTTtagtattcttatttttctgtttaaccTCCTGGgaaacatttttatcatcatAGCCATGATCAGGGAAAGCTGGCTCCAAATCTACCACGTATTTTTTCCTGAAGAATGTGTCTTTTCTGGACATATGTTATACCTCTGTCACTATCCCCAAAGCCCTGATGACCTCACTCATGCATTCTAGGGTCATTTACTACCTGGAGTGTTTAGTTCAGCTTCATAGGTTTTTTACATTTGGTTCTACTGAATGCTTTCTGCTCACATCCATGGTCTATGACCAGTGTTTGGCCACTTACATGTCCCTGTTCTATGCATCCAAGGTGAGTCAAAGACTTTGTGCTGAATTGGTAATCATGGCTTGGGTGGCTGGGGCCATATACTCAGCCCTCCACACCCACAAAACCTTCTACTTCCCCTTCTGTGGGCACAATGttgttgaatatttcttctgtgacATTCTTCTGTTCATGAGACTTTCCTGCACCAATATCCACACCAATGAGGAAGTAGGTTTTGCCATTAGTAGCAGTGTCATCATGAGTTATTTTGCCCTCACAGTCCACTCCTATGTCTTCATCTCCACAATTGCTCTCCTATGCCTTCATCATCTCCACAATTGCTCAGATACCTTATGTGGATGATAGGTGGAAAGCCTTATCCACTCATCTAACCACAGTTATTTTGTTCTGTGCAACTGGGTGTTTCGCATAATTGAGACCTGCCTCCAATGCTCCCCAACCCAGGGTCACCTGGCCTCCTTTATTACTACATTGTCACACCTCCTTGAAGCCTGTTACCTGTTGTCCAAGGAACAAAAGCATGAAAGGTAttgtggaagaaaatattaaatataagagAGTTAAATCTTGTGGACTCTTCAGAAGTTCAAAGACAGGTTATGGAGTCAATCCTCACTTCATGACTCATCATCCTTTTGTCCTTTGATATTTGACCAGACCAATTGCAATATATCACCCCATGTCACTGCACAGGTGCTTCTCTTTCCTTTGTAAATAATTCTCCCCAGTCCTGAATCAGATTCTCAAACTTAGCAATATGTGCATGTTGCTATTTCTCCATATTCTACCACAATATTGTgcttttgtaaacaaataaatgttttacttaGTATATCTGGTATACCTGGGAGAATTCAGTAATTCATTGACTTTAATTATTACTCTcaaatcttcattttcattctcctgtAATGACTCCAAGCCTTGCATTTCCAACTTTCTCTTCACCACATTTACCTTACTATACAATAAGCAATTCATTTTTCACACTTCAAAAATCTACTTATTCCATCCCCTCAACCATTAAACTGCTTTGTTGCTCCTATTTCATTTGTTCAGATAACAAAGTTAAATGCCCAATTTACCAGgctcaaatatttttaagttctttatTTCATCCGAGTTCTTTATTCTTCCAAATCTAATTGGTACATAAGTTGTCTTTCTTCTTAAAGATATCATTGATCCCATTCATGCCATCATTTCTCACTGCATAATCCTTTCCCTCTACTAGAATCAACTATGGTTACTGAATTCCACGATTTTCAAGAATAGCttattttttatgaaaattgCACCCTTTACCCAAACAATACTTAGTATATAATAACCTTCCAATTAGTGTCAATCAAAGAGTACATTAATGTGACAAAGTGGTCTCAGTTCTGAGCACaattctcccctcctcccacaaATCAATTTTTCCCTTTGAAGCATTTGGATAAACACTTCAGAATTCCTGGTACACAATTTATTTACTAGTTTAGTTCATCTTCCAgctctttctcctcttcaattctttgccATAAAAAGGTGCAGGTTATTCTTCTCAAATGTGAATCTACACTTGATCTGAAAATAAGAAGGTCCTTCAATGACTTCTGCCACTACTATCATATAAAAATCTAGGTTGTGACATGATTTGTATTCCCTTTCATCATATAAAACTTGTATGCATTTATTCATACCTTCAACTACCGACTCAAGCCCTTTCatcacaatatatatatacagtacagtttcttcattttcctaCTTCACAGTAAGCTCTACTTGGAAAAGTCTTCACTGTTTTCTGTAGAATCCAAATGCCACTTCCTCTGTGAGGCATAAATTATTTTCTGTGACACTAAGCAGATCATTACTCAGACTTAAAGTTGTTTAAACATCCTGTAAAATATGACATACTTTACTACTTTGTGATTCTTCATTTTATATCAGTATTCAATCGACAAGAGATCAAGAGTAGCTATCATGCTTCTACTTCATCTCTTCCATGTTATGAATTATTTTATCTCATATATTTCAAGTGGaattatatgtttataaaatattgaatgatcattatgcatataccacattgtTACATATAAATGTATCTGTATTTTCTACTCTGTGAATTCATAGCAAAGTTGCCTGTATTTCTAGGTTCTCCATAATACAACACAATTAGGcagcacttttaaaatttttcccctTACAAAAAGCAGTATCAACATGGTGATATAAGCAGCTAACTGAAAACTTTTCCCAAGATATTCAGCCAAAATTGGTATAATTctgacttgttcagaactctgaagaagggtatagactggagaaggaccctacaaaagccaaattgaataaaaagaaaaatatcaggaaagAAAACTCCATTCCAGACAGGCTGGTCCTCTTTTCTCCATGCCACTTGGTTTCATTCGGCATGGAAGGAACACAGAAACAGCAGTCAGGATTCCTCTCACTTCATCTGCATCACAGAATATAAAATCTATCAGAGATGTGAGACAGATTCCCACCATTTGGAGGCCCAGAGGAAAGGGGAGAACATGTCAATGCCCATATCAGTGAGAGATGAAGAACCTAATAAAAGGTGGGCAGAGAccgtttccagccctgggtctgaaagacCTTCACAGACCCTTGAGGGAAACAGTAGCTGGCAGCCCAACACTTTCCTGTGGGgtggctgaaaactgtggcaaTTGGGGGAAAACTCTACCAAAAATAAATTTGGAGTCAAAACCCCACATTGAGTCAGATTTTTCCTGGCAAAGTGAGAGTACAAATACACCCCAGCTTCAGCACCACACAGTCAAATGTGGACTTGAAGGGTTAATTCAGCCCTATCCAACCAGACTCATCCAGGGCCCCAAGAGGTAATACAGTCCCACCTGGTCAGACTCAGACTAGAAAAATTAAGCCCCACTAGTCCAGATTCAGAACCTTAGGTACatgaggtaattcagccccatgAGGTCAGATGAAGCCTAGACACAAGATGAAAATTCAGACCCAAGAGTCAGATGCTACATCAGATCCAGAAGGTAAACAGCTTCTGAAGACAATTAGGTCACTGAACTTCACCATCCATTGGGCAGAACataaagtgcaagggaattgcaAGACTTCTCATAAATTCTCCAAATATTATTCCAGGCTCTCTGGAGCTGGTCTATACCCCATGCACTGGAACCTGGCCCTAAAaaggctgagaaatatggacaacccagtGGTTAAAGCAGTTCTCTAAAACAAATCTAGTGATTGCCGGGTGGCAAAAAACAGGGCAAAGCTGTGAGTCAGCAGACTTGCTTGTTTTATCCACACACAGAGACATTGCTGTGGGGCCCAATGCCTAGCCCCAAGAGACAAACTTCTGTGGGCTCCTGGTTTTTTGGTGAGGCTGAGCTGCAGAGCAAATCTGACAACTGACTGGAGAGAGTCAAAGAACAGGTAGGGATCAAGGCCAACCAACttgaaaaccctaggtaaaagataaTGACaaccagaataaactaatcaagagaattaGATGTCTGGGCAGCAAAAATTCATCAGTCACATGAGGAAGCACAAtgatatggaccagccaaaggaacaaactaactcTTCAACTGGGACACAGgcattgaaacaaataattaaagatcttctaaatcaaatcaatgagatgaaGTAAAATGtggcaagagaaatgaagaatatgaagaagacactgagtAACAATAAGAAGAACTCATAAGTTTGaacaaacaaatggcagaaattatgggaatgagtggcacaatagaagagatgacaaAACAATGTCAACATGCAAtaacagatttaaagaggcaaaagaaaggagcAGTGAACTAGAAGTCATGACATcagaaatcttacacacaaaagaacagataaggaaaacaaaggaaaaatatgagaagggtCTAAGGAAACTGAGTGATAGcatgaagcaaacaaacatatgtgttatgggtgtcccaaaaggaaaagagaaggggaaagggggcagaaagaataatggaggtaatagtctttgaaaatttccaactcttgtgaaagatataaaattatagatccaagaagagcagcataccTGAAACAGAATTGATTCAAAAAGAACTTCTctaagacatttactaatcagattgtcaaatgtcaaagacagagaattctgaagcagcaaaagaaaagtgatctatcacatacacgGGATGCTCAATAAGGTTAAGTCTgatctttctgttttcttggaaACCATGGGGCTAGCAGGAcatagtatgatatatttaaaactgcCAATCATGATTTCTGTATCtagcaaactgtccttcaaaaatgatggagagtttaaaacattcacagataaatagagactgagagagttcatgaacaagatacctgctctacaagaaatactaaaaggactgctacaggcagataggaaatgacaggtgagggaggtttggagaagagtgtataaatgaagaatatcagtaagagtaacaaatatggtaaaaagagaaaagaaaagatatggcatataaaatccagaagacaaatgttgaagaactccctttacaaTAACTGAAAGtggtaatggattaaactcatgaatcaaaagatatagacttATCTATATGCCATCaataagagactcactttaaaaaCAAGATTCATACATATGCTGTGaataagagactcactttattCTCCAGGACAAAAACAGGCAGAAAGTGAAAGATGGTAAGAGGTATTTCCTGCAAACAACacccagaaaagagtgggggggcactatactaatatctgacaaactagacttcaaacataaagtaatcaaaagagacacagaaggacacTGCCTATTAAGAAATGGGACAACTCATCAAGAAGACACAAAAATCACATATATCCATGAACTAAGCCAGAatatcccaaaatacatgaggtaaacacagACAACACGGAGAAGTAGACAAAACTACAATAAGAGTTGGAGACATGAATACATATTCCTCATCAATTGATAGAACagctagacagaggatcaataaggaaacagtgattataaataatatgacaaatgaattagacacaacagacatttacagaatattGTACCTCAAAACATcaggatgcacatttttctcaagcacTCATGCATCACTCTACAGGGCAGACCACATGTTGCATCACAAAATATgtcttaaaatgtaaaaagatcaaaattacacaaaacactttctcagatcacaatggaatgaaattggaaatcaataacaggtggaaagCTGGGAAACAACCAATTATTAAACAACTAgtcaatcaagaaaaaattacaagagaaatttgcAGATATCTCAAAGCTAATGAGAATAAGAGCACAAAATACTGAAACTTATGCTATGCAGCGAAAGCAGTGCTAAGAGgtaaatttattgccctaaatgcctgtattaaaaaagaagagaaaaacttgAGGAACTTACTGCttatctggaggaactagagaaagaagagcaaactaaccccaaagcaaacaaaagaaaagaaataacaaagattagagcagaaataaatgaaactgagaacatgaaATCAAAAGCCTCACCAAACcagaagatggttctttgagaaaataaataaaattaacagacacttaggctgacaaagaaaagagagaagacacaaataaataaaataagatatgggAGGGGGACATAAATATTGACCCCATAGaaacaaaggagataatgagaggatagtATGACCACCTATATGCTAACAAAtctgacaacttagatgaaatgcacaactacctagaaaaacaggaaaaaaccaACATTGATTCAAGAaataatagaagacttcaacaaaccaattacaaaagATTGTATaaatcatcaaaaaccttcaaaaaaaaaaaaaagtccaggaccagatgtcttcataTATAAatcctaccaagcattcaagaataaTTAGTACCAAACCTGCACAAACTGTTTGAAAAATCGATGAGGAAAagctgcctaactcattctatgaagctaatatcaccctaattccaaagccagacACAGATACTAGAAGTAAAGAAAGTTACAGACCTTTCAATTTAATAAACACAGacgcaaaaatccttaacaaaatacctgcaaatcaaatctGGCAacccattaaaataattatacaccatgaccaagtaggttttattcaaggtatgcaagtgtggttcaccataagaaaatcaattaatgtaatacaccacatcattAAATCAAACGGGAAAAGCCACTTGATCATcttcattgatgcagaaaaggaatttgacagaattcaacatcctttcttgataaaaacacttcaaaggataggaagagaagaaaactacctcaatatgacaaagggaatatatgaataacccacagctggcatcatactcaatgactgaaagctttccctgtatgatcaggaagaagacaaggatgcccactgtcactactgttattcaacattatgctggaagttctagctagagcaattaagcaagaaaaagaaataaatatgttcaattgcaaaggaagaagtgaaattttcACTGTTTGTAAACGACATGACCCTATATGTAGGacatcccaaaaaatctacaccAAAACTACTAGAGTTAGTAAAGGAAtgcagcaaagttgcaggatacataTCAACATGCCTAGTTCAGTAGTGTGAGCGGGccagatggtggcatagggaggtgtggaatttagttagtcctataGAGTAACAATAGCTGGGAATATCAAGTAAATAACCTGCAACATGTGTTTAGGTGACATCCATGACCAGAACACATTAagcaccagtctggaatgggtggaatggccaagatctcagcataagaactgCAAATAAATATGCTACAGAgcctggtgcccctcccccactggcatggcaggttTAATTTGAAAACTTCCCTGtgtgaaaaagaagcagtctctactaggagcaaaggaagtagctcaatcaagatacaattgcagatttaattaacaaatttacacTGCTGAATATAAGATTTAA harbors:
- the LOC119519930 gene encoding olfactory receptor 6F1-like, producing the protein MCTEAYLRETGKAGSKSTTYFFLKNVSFLDICYTSVTIPKALMTSLMHSRVIYYLECLVQLHRFFTFGSTECFLLTSMVYDQCLATYMSLFYASKVSQRLCAELVIMAWVAGAIYSALHTHKTFYFPFCGHNVVEYFFCDILLFMRLSCTNIHTNEEVGFAISSSVIMSYFALTVHSYVFISTIALLCLHHLHNCSDTLCG